One stretch of Siphonobacter curvatus DNA includes these proteins:
- a CDS encoding gluconate 2-dehydrogenase subunit 3 family protein, giving the protein MKRRDTLKSIALGSLGMATVPSTDLVAAPPEKPLQIPGGRQKSEAIRDAKLQAEKFFTPHELKTITVLCDIILPADQKSGSASQAGVPAFIEFMAKDQPVHQTPLRGGLAWLDSESRKRFNKKFVELTKPQQIEIVDDIAYPEQAKPQYSQGVAFFNKMRDMTLTGFYTTRMGFDDLGYVGNTPNNWEGVPEEVLKQYGLSYE; this is encoded by the coding sequence ATGAAACGTCGCGATACACTTAAATCCATTGCACTCGGGTCGTTGGGCATGGCTACGGTTCCTTCGACGGACCTGGTGGCGGCACCGCCCGAGAAACCGCTACAGATTCCCGGCGGACGGCAGAAATCCGAAGCCATTCGGGATGCTAAACTTCAGGCGGAAAAGTTCTTTACGCCGCACGAACTGAAAACGATTACGGTCCTCTGCGACATCATTCTTCCCGCCGATCAGAAGTCGGGGAGTGCCTCGCAGGCGGGCGTACCCGCGTTCATCGAGTTTATGGCGAAAGATCAGCCCGTACACCAGACGCCCCTGCGGGGTGGGCTGGCCTGGCTCGACAGCGAAAGCCGCAAACGCTTTAACAAGAAGTTCGTAGAACTGACGAAGCCCCAGCAAATCGAAATTGTCGATGACATTGCCTACCCTGAGCAGGCAAAGCCACAGTACTCACAGGGAGTGGCCTTTTTCAACAAAATGCGGGACATGACGCTTACCGGTTTCTACACTACCCGCATGGGCTTTGACGACCTCGGCTACGTAGGAAACACCCCCAACAATTGGGAAGGTGTACCCGAAGAGGTACTGAAGCAGTATGGCTTGAGTTATGAATAA
- a CDS encoding four helix bundle protein: MATVQRFEDLKIWQKARVFSVLIFELMGTGPFGMDFDHRRQIRRSADLVMDNIAEGFGRASKGEFIQFLGISKGSLTEVKSQLYRALDRQYISTEIFEKVYADADELGKMIAGFITYLSKTEIRGSKYKGSTDKHQLQELALDYQDWTE; encoded by the coding sequence ATGGCTACCGTTCAGCGATTTGAGGATTTAAAAATCTGGCAAAAAGCTAGGGTATTTTCCGTATTGATTTTTGAATTAATGGGGACGGGTCCCTTTGGCATGGACTTTGACCATCGAAGACAGATCAGGCGTTCGGCAGATTTGGTCATGGACAATATTGCTGAGGGTTTTGGACGAGCAAGCAAAGGTGAGTTTATCCAGTTTCTGGGAATCTCCAAAGGTTCGTTAACGGAAGTCAAATCTCAGTTATACCGAGCATTAGATCGTCAGTACATTTCGACAGAAATCTTTGAAAAAGTGTACGCAGATGCCGATGAGCTTGGTAAAATGATCGCTGGATTTATTACCTATCTGTCAAAAACGGAAATCAGGGGAAGTAAATACAAAGGCTCTACTGACAAACATCAATTACAGGAACTAGCGTTGGATTATCAGGACTGGACGGAATAG
- a CDS encoding GMC oxidoreductase produces the protein MSNFHIQETPEVFDVIIVGSGAGGGMAAYQLSKAGAKVCLLEAGGYYDPADPKYITQLKFPWESPRRGASTTRPFGDFDAAWGGWQLEGEPYSAAPGTEFHWFRSRMLGGRTNHWGRISLRFGPDDFRRGTLTGIGDDWPITYDDVAPYYDKVDKLIGIFGSKEGLRNEPDGHFLPAPKPRLHELMLKKAGKNLGIPVIPSRLSILTKKINDERGQCFYCSQCGRACQVYADFSSSSCLCKPAVKTGNTRLINGAMVREVLTDQKTGLCTGVSYVDTATLQERTVRGKIVVLAASSCESARLLLNSKSARFPNGLANSSGVIGKYLNDSTGASRSAFIPALMNRKRYNEDGVGGMHVYTPWWLDNKKLDFPRGYHIEYGGGMGMPMYGYGMGIHGMNGKYAYTDGKSLPSGGYGSRLKEDARRFYGAYVGMAGRGEPIPLESNYCEIDPNNVDKYGIPTLRFHYKWSENEVKQAKHMQDTFEEMIHEMGGIALGNKPGKEQNYGLEAPGKIIHEIGTVRMGSDPKKSALNSFMQGHDVKNLFVVDAAPFVTQGDKNVTWTILAMSMRTSDYIIDQVKQKNL, from the coding sequence ATGAGCAATTTCCACATCCAGGAAACGCCCGAAGTATTCGATGTTATCATCGTTGGCTCGGGTGCGGGTGGCGGCATGGCGGCTTATCAGTTATCGAAAGCCGGAGCCAAAGTCTGTTTACTGGAAGCAGGAGGTTACTACGATCCTGCTGATCCCAAGTACATTACGCAATTGAAATTCCCCTGGGAATCCCCTCGCCGTGGAGCCAGTACCACACGTCCCTTCGGCGATTTCGACGCCGCCTGGGGAGGCTGGCAATTGGAAGGCGAACCGTATTCAGCGGCACCAGGTACCGAATTTCACTGGTTCCGTAGCCGGATGCTCGGCGGCCGTACCAATCACTGGGGCCGTATTTCCCTGCGTTTCGGTCCCGACGATTTTCGTCGTGGAACGCTCACGGGCATCGGGGATGACTGGCCGATTACGTATGACGATGTCGCTCCGTATTACGATAAAGTCGATAAACTCATCGGTATTTTCGGTTCGAAAGAAGGGCTTCGTAACGAACCCGACGGTCATTTCTTACCGGCTCCCAAACCGCGTTTGCACGAATTGATGCTCAAGAAGGCGGGTAAAAATCTGGGGATCCCAGTTATTCCGTCGCGTCTATCGATTCTGACAAAAAAAATTAACGACGAACGCGGTCAGTGTTTCTACTGCTCGCAGTGCGGCCGGGCTTGTCAGGTATACGCTGACTTTTCTTCTTCGTCCTGCCTTTGCAAACCGGCGGTCAAAACGGGGAATACGCGACTGATCAACGGAGCGATGGTTCGCGAAGTACTAACCGATCAGAAAACCGGATTGTGTACGGGTGTTTCGTACGTGGATACCGCTACCTTACAGGAGCGGACGGTACGCGGAAAGATTGTAGTACTGGCGGCTAGTTCCTGTGAATCAGCCCGTCTGTTGCTGAACTCCAAATCGGCCCGTTTCCCGAATGGACTCGCTAACTCTAGCGGGGTCATCGGTAAATACCTGAATGACTCGACGGGAGCCAGCCGTTCGGCCTTCATTCCGGCCCTGATGAACCGGAAACGGTACAACGAAGACGGCGTAGGCGGTATGCACGTATACACCCCCTGGTGGCTGGATAATAAAAAGCTGGACTTCCCTCGCGGCTACCACATCGAGTACGGTGGTGGTATGGGTATGCCCATGTACGGCTACGGTATGGGGATTCACGGCATGAACGGCAAGTACGCCTATACCGATGGAAAGTCATTGCCTTCGGGTGGTTACGGCTCGCGTTTGAAAGAAGATGCCCGCCGTTTCTACGGAGCGTACGTGGGTATGGCCGGTCGCGGTGAACCGATTCCCTTGGAAAGTAACTACTGCGAAATCGATCCGAATAACGTTGATAAATACGGGATTCCCACGCTGCGTTTCCACTACAAATGGTCGGAAAACGAAGTGAAGCAGGCCAAGCACATGCAGGATACGTTTGAAGAAATGATCCATGAAATGGGAGGTATTGCGTTAGGAAATAAACCGGGAAAAGAACAGAACTACGGTCTGGAAGCTCCCGGCAAAATTATTCACGAAATCGGTACGGTTCGGATGGGCAGTGATCCCAAGAAATCCGCTCTGAACTCTTTTATGCAGGGCCACGACGTGAAGAACCTGTTCGTCGTAGACGCCGCTCCGTTCGTCACCCAGGGCGACAAAAACGTAACCTGGACGATCCTGGCGATGTCCATGCGAACGAGTGACTACATCATTGATCAGGTGAAACAGAAGAATTTATAA
- a CDS encoding DUF3050 domain-containing protein — MYQSLLNERLDPLRQQLIEHSVYHRIHSIEALRVFTQSHAFAVWDFMSLLKALQRQLTCVQVPWLPTASGNTAYLINEIVTGEESDVDQHGVRMSHYELYLRAMQELQADTTVIEAFVADLRQGKSVTEALENASIPEGARQFVAFTFSVIDRNRPHEIAAAFTYGREDLIPDLFIELVRNLNERFPGQLDTFRYYLERHIEVDGGHHGHLAEAMVQELCGNDETKWQEAIATAEESIRQRIDLWNSITSRLEPVDQN, encoded by the coding sequence ATGTACCAAAGTCTGCTCAACGAACGACTGGACCCCTTACGTCAGCAGTTAATTGAACACTCCGTCTATCACCGTATTCACTCCATTGAGGCTCTACGGGTCTTTACCCAAAGTCACGCCTTTGCCGTCTGGGACTTTATGTCGCTGCTCAAAGCCCTGCAACGGCAATTAACCTGCGTGCAAGTGCCCTGGTTACCAACGGCTTCAGGGAACACGGCGTATCTGATTAATGAAATCGTTACGGGTGAGGAAAGTGACGTCGACCAGCACGGCGTACGCATGAGCCACTATGAATTATACCTGCGGGCCATGCAGGAATTACAGGCCGATACCACGGTTATTGAAGCCTTCGTAGCCGACCTGCGGCAGGGTAAATCCGTAACTGAAGCTTTGGAAAATGCCAGCATTCCCGAAGGAGCCCGGCAATTCGTAGCTTTTACGTTTTCCGTTATTGATCGCAATCGTCCCCACGAAATCGCCGCCGCATTTACCTACGGACGCGAAGACCTGATTCCGGATCTGTTCATCGAATTAGTACGTAATCTCAACGAACGCTTTCCGGGTCAGCTCGACACCTTCCGGTACTACCTCGAACGACACATTGAAGTAGACGGGGGGCATCATGGTCATCTGGCGGAAGCCATGGTGCAAGAACTCTGTGGTAACGACGAGACCAAATGGCAGGAAGCCATTGCCACGGCGGAGGAATCGATTCGTCAGCGGATTGATCTATGGAATTCCATCACGAGTCGTTTAGAACCCGTCGATCAGAACTAA
- a CDS encoding YcxB family protein, producing the protein MAKVPVNRYQQPYINSGQMGMPQGVRTKKYGLEPKKYINLALRDWVKQEWFWFLIPVAVIIINVVLNVTNAYANWWIYLVAVLGAVGFGLFRAMQFTATTQVEQNKQMFEKFVYEFDNRQIFVWKNREKKEGGQLPWNMIQSVQKEKDAYLFILGKYQYLYLPFNVFNSEHDIKMFETILTRKELLK; encoded by the coding sequence ATGGCAAAAGTTCCGGTAAATCGCTACCAACAGCCCTACATTAACAGCGGTCAGATGGGAATGCCCCAGGGCGTTCGCACGAAAAAATATGGCCTTGAACCCAAAAAGTACATTAACCTGGCCCTGCGTGACTGGGTTAAGCAGGAATGGTTCTGGTTTCTGATCCCCGTGGCTGTAATTATCATCAACGTAGTTCTGAACGTCACTAATGCGTATGCCAACTGGTGGATTTATCTGGTAGCCGTCTTAGGTGCAGTAGGTTTCGGTTTGTTCCGGGCTATGCAGTTCACGGCTACTACGCAGGTGGAACAGAATAAGCAGATGTTTGAAAAATTCGTTTATGAATTCGATAACCGTCAGATCTTTGTCTGGAAAAACCGCGAGAAGAAAGAAGGAGGTCAGTTGCCCTGGAATATGATTCAGTCGGTACAGAAGGAGAAAGATGCGTATCTGTTCATTTTAGGAAAATATCAGTATCTCTACCTTCCTTTCAATGTCTTCAATTCGGAGCACGACATCAAAATGTTCGAGACGATTTTGACGCGTAAAGAACTGTTGAAGTAA
- a CDS encoding phosphoribosyltransferase family protein, whose translation MISTEKTLLLNPEQLKQKLRRIAFEVYETNFEEREIVLAGIVGQGVVMATLLKEQLEAISPLKVQQIAIQLQKTDPASHAIQLDIDSATLAGKCVIVCDDVLYTGRTLAYSLMPFFQTKLKRLQVSVMVDRNYRRYPVSADFVGYALMTTLNDHIEVVLEGPEAGVYLR comes from the coding sequence ATGATTTCGACTGAAAAAACTTTGCTCCTGAATCCGGAACAACTCAAGCAGAAGTTACGCCGGATTGCTTTTGAGGTCTACGAAACCAATTTTGAAGAGCGGGAAATCGTTCTGGCGGGCATCGTAGGTCAGGGTGTCGTGATGGCAACCCTGCTGAAAGAACAACTGGAAGCCATTTCGCCGCTAAAGGTACAGCAGATTGCTATTCAGCTTCAAAAAACCGACCCCGCCTCCCATGCCATTCAGCTAGACATTGACTCGGCCACGCTGGCGGGCAAATGCGTGATTGTCTGCGATGATGTCCTTTATACGGGCCGTACACTCGCCTACAGCCTGATGCCTTTTTTTCAGACGAAGCTCAAACGCTTACAGGTATCGGTGATGGTCGATCGAAACTACCGCCGCTACCCCGTATCCGCTGATTTCGTCGGCTACGCTCTGATGACCACGCTGAATGATCACATTGAGGTGGTACTGGAAGGTCCCGAGGCGGGCGTGTACCTGCGGTAA